Genomic DNA from uncultured Methanospirillum sp.:
GACGAGCCTGCGATGCTCATCGCAACCCCTGACGAGACGAGGGCCTTTACAACGATCCAGGCTGCTTCCTCCTGTCCCGGTTTGATGAACCGGGAGTTCTTCACCAGTATCTCGGCAGTCATCCTGGAAAGTGCAACGGCATACTCGCTGATCTCCTCGCCCCTCAGACGATGGGCAAGCTCCCAGTCGAGGACTGCCGTATAGTTGGAGATAACATCGGCACACCCGGAAGCGAGCAGACGGTGGGGAGCCCTGGAGATGATTCCGGTGTCTGCCACGACAGCGACCGGTGGATGAGCCTGCACCGAGACATTTCCATCTTCGGTGGGGAGGGTTGCACGGCCTGACACGATCCCGTCATGTGACGCCGCAGTCGGCACGCTGATAAATGGGATGTCAAGGTTGTATGAAACGATCTTGGCAGTATCAATAACCCTGCCTCCTCCGACCCCGATGATGAAATCTGCTTTTGCCTCTCTGCCGGCCTGCTCTGCGTCTTTGAGGAGATCTGCATCGAGCCGGGTGGCAGAGAAGTGGGTGATCGTATAGTCATGGCTCAGCACATCAGAGACCAGGTTGCCGGCAACCTCGCGGGTGGCAGAGCCGGTGATCAGTAGTGCAGACTTCCCTGGCTTGATATCAGCAAGAATTGCAGGGAGCTGTTCAATTGCATTATGGCCGACGAGGACATCACGGGGGAGTTGCGTCCATCGTGACTTGGAAAAGTCCCTCCTCAGCACATTTATGTCATCTGCACTCATGTAGCTCTCAGCACATGATTAGGGAATTCATCTACAAATACTACATAGATCCCATCACGTACGGTCAGCCCTATACCCTTGTTGATACGCTGACCTACGCAGGAATTCTTATCATCTGTGTCTGGCTGATCTACCGCTGGCTCTGCAGAAGCAGGATACAGGTAGACCGCGAGTTTGTGTATGCCCTGATCCCATGGGTTATCTGGGGAGGTCTGCTCAGGGTTGTTGAAGATACAGGGGCTGCAGGATCAGGATGGGGAATCCTCCTCACGACACCGTTTATATTCTTCCTGATATTTGCTGTTGCAGCACCCATACTCTGGGGACTTTGGTTTCTTGAGACCCGGCAGGTCATCACCGGATTCAAACGTGCCTTCGGGGGAGTTGGTGGCGTAATAAGTCTGGGCACTCTCATCTTCCTGCTCTGGTACGGAGTGACCACAACCCGGGTTGATCTGATGGTAGCAGTCACCATCCTCTCCATGGCGGGTGTCTCAACCGGGATAGTATACGGATTGCTCAGATACGTATTCAGATGGGAGTACGTCTCTGACCGGCTCTACCAGTTACTGATCCTCGGTCATATGCTTGATGCCAGTGCGACCAGTTACGGTATCGATCTTCATTCGGTCCCGTATGTCGAGCAGCACGTGGTAGGTTCGTCTCTCATTGCCATGACCGGAACTGCATTCGTGATGTTCCCGCTCAAACTCCTCGTGGTCATTCCGGGCATCTGGATCTTGGAGCAGTATCGTCGCTCGGATGACT
This window encodes:
- a CDS encoding NAD(P)-dependent glycerol-1-phosphate dehydrogenase, which encodes MSADDINVLRRDFSKSRWTQLPRDVLVGHNAIEQLPAILADIKPGKSALLITGSATREVAGNLVSDVLSHDYTITHFSATRLDADLLKDAEQAGREAKADFIIGVGGGRVIDTAKIVSYNLDIPFISVPTAASHDGIVSGRATLPTEDGNVSVQAHPPVAVVADTGIISRAPHRLLASGCADVISNYTAVLDWELAHRLRGEEISEYAVALSRMTAEILVKNSRFIKPGQEEAAWIVVKALVSSGVAMSIAGSSRPASGGEHKFAHALERIMPGGALHGEVCGIGAIMTMYLHGGDWRSIRQSLIQIGAPTTPEQLKIPDEVIAQALLSAKDIRPERFTILDTGLTRESAEHLVRMLYEE
- a CDS encoding DUF63 family protein, producing MIREFIYKYYIDPITYGQPYTLVDTLTYAGILIICVWLIYRWLCRSRIQVDREFVYALIPWVIWGGLLRVVEDTGAAGSGWGILLTTPFIFFLIFAVAAPILWGLWFLETRQVITGFKRAFGGVGGVISLGTLIFLLWYGVTTTRVDLMVAVTILSMAGVSTGIVYGLLRYVFRWEYVSDRLYQLLILGHMLDASATSYGIDLHSVPYVEQHVVGSSLIAMTGTAFVMFPLKLLVVIPGIWILEQYRRSDDSGIWYLILLAMIMVGMAPGIRDMLRMVLYV